Proteins from a single region of Gossypium arboreum isolate Shixiya-1 chromosome 1, ASM2569848v2, whole genome shotgun sequence:
- the LOC108482142 gene encoding uncharacterized protein LOC108482142, whose amino-acid sequence MGACFSYENPEFSESGSRPTAHVVSLNGDLHKYNPPVCVSQVLHAEASSSSSSSSSSSSSIFLCNSDSLSYDDYVPALNAEHQLQPNQIYFVLPVSKLQQRLASKDMAALAVKASVAIQNDSRNDSNRRKKARINPVMVVAQSVVHPVGASTASAPTPSSTKSFTKPQTQPQPAGMSRSASFRKLQRYTSRRAKLAVRSFKLRLSTIYEGSVL is encoded by the coding sequence ATGGGTGCCTGTTTCTCTTACGAAAACCCTGAATTTTCAGAATCTGGGTCTCGCCCAACAGCTCATGTTGTTTCCCTCAACGGTGATCTTCATAAATATAATCCCCCGGTCTGCGTCTCTCAGGTTCTTCACGCCGAagcctcctcctcctcctcctcctcttcttcttcttcctcctccaTCTTCCTTTGCAACTCGGATAGCTTATCTTACGACGATTACGTTCCGGCCTTGAATGCGGAACATCAACTGCAACCCAATCAGATATACTTCGTGCTTCCCGTTTCCAAGCTTCAGCAGCGATTGGCTTCCAAGGATATGGCCGCTTTGGCCGTCAAAGCCAGCGTTGCTATCCAGAATGACTCTAGAAACGATTCCAATCGGCGCAAGAAGGCCCGAATTAACCCTGTGATGGTGGTAGCTCAATCTGTTGTTCATCCTGTTGGCGCTTCTACCGCATCAGCCCCAACCCCCAGCAGCACCAAGTCCTTTACCAAGCCCCAGACTCAACCTCAGCCAGCTGGGATGTCAAGATCTGCTTCTTTTAGAAAATTGCAGCGATACACATCCAGACGAGCCAAATTGGCCGTTCGTTCTTTTAAGCTAAGGCTGTCCACTATTTACGAAGGCTCCGTTCTGTAA
- the LOC108482349 gene encoding protein MIZU-KUSSEI 1, with protein MRMMIDLGSQRGPLHINTIDMATSVECGREVRFRRSLWSLVECMVPCCGLPPSMSGTVSSDTESSHGSITTSTSISTSTSTITGTFFGYRKGRVSFCLQDDSRSSPLLLLELGVPTAYLAREMQYGLLRIALECDDKSKERCGLYNVPVWSMYCNGRKVGFAIKRKMSSNDAAVLKLMQSVSVGAGVLPVSPKCEEDGELMYMRASFQRVIGSPHSHSFHMLNPLGSTAQELSIFLFRS; from the coding sequence ATGAGGATGATGATAGACTTGGGGAGCCAGAGAGGGCCTCTCCATATAAATACAATAGATATGGCAACCTCTGTGGAGTGTGGGCGGGAAGTTAGGTTCCGGCGATCGTTATGGTCCCTGGTGGAATGTATGGTCCCTTGTTGCGGCTTACCGCCTTCAATGTCAGGCACAGTTTCTAGTGACACGGAATCAAGCCATGGCTCAATCACTACTTCAACGTCAATTTCAACTTCAACATCAACCATCACGGGGACTTTCTTCGGGTACAGGAAGGGGCGCGTGAGCTTCTGCCTGCAGGATGACAGCCGAAGCTCTCCGCTTTTACTGTTGGAGTTGGGTGTCCCTACTGCATACCTTGCCAGAGAGATGCAGTACGGTCTGCTGAGGATAGCGCTGGAGTGCGACGACAAGAGCAAAGAGAGATGCGGGCTTTATAACGTCCCCGTTTGGTCCATGTACTGCAATGGAAGAAAGGTGGGGTTTGCCATTAAGAGGAAGATGAGCAGCAATGATGCGGCGGTGCTTAAGCTCATGCAGTCCGTGTCGGTGGGAGCCGGAGTTTTGCCGGTTTCTCCAAAGTGTGAAGAGGACGGGGAGCTGATGTATATGCGAGCTAGTTTCCAGAGGGTCATTGGGTCACCTCATTCCCACTCATTTCACATGCTTAATCCACTGGGTAGCACTGCTCAGGAACTCAGTATCTTCCTATTCAGATCCTGA